A stretch of DNA from Notolabrus celidotus isolate fNotCel1 unplaced genomic scaffold, fNotCel1.pri scaffold_370_arrow_ctg1, whole genome shotgun sequence:
GTCATGGCCAAACACTCCATTATCTACCCgacccaggaggagctggagagcgTGCAGAACATGGTGTCTCACACAGAGCGAGCCCTCAAGGCCGTGTCTGACTGGCTGGATAAGCAGGAGAAGGGAACTTCCAAGTCTGACTCTGACAGTGCCGACACTGATAAGgagaggtgaggaggcgtgAGGGAGCCGGATGAGCTACAGAGGAACGATTGAATTTGTCTCTCAGCTCACTTCTAATCCTTCTTGTATTTCTCTGCCGGACAGTGACCCCAAAGATCAGGCCACGCGCTCCCTGCGAGGCGTGATGAGGGTCGGCCTGGTGGCGAAGGGGCTGCTGCTGAAGGGGGACCTGGACTTGGAGCTGGTGCTCCTCTGTAAGGACAAACCCACCATCAGTCTGCTGAAGAAGGTGGCTGAAAACCTGGTTACACAGCTCAAGGTGAGAACAGTCATTATGGGCCTGTGTCCTTGTGGTTTTGTtttcagactctctccaaacagagaaggtctagaccgtactcggTCCTAAGGATGAAGGATGAAGGGACATGgaaagaacacagagagagagaaggaaaggaattaaataaaaaagaaaaagaaagggatgaaagaaaggaggaagagtgaaagtaaggaaagaaaggaaaaatgaataaaagaaaggaaggaatgctataaagaagaaaaagaaagagggatgaaagaaagaaagacccaaaaaaggaatctacagcagagatccagaggaacctacgagacaagggagctcagggactccagaaaggtctatggttagtaactttaatgggaca
This window harbors:
- the LOC117809712 gene encoding interleukin enhancer-binding factor 3 homolog, which gives rise to MRHRSMRVFMNDDRHVMAKHSIIYPTQEELESVQNMVSHTERALKAVSDWLDKQEKGTSKSDSDSADTDKESDPKDQATRSLRGVMRVGLVAKGLLLKGDLDLELVLLCKDKPTISLLKKVAENLVTQLKVRTVIMGLCPCGFVFRLSPNREGLDRTRS